Proteins encoded by one window of Pseudomonas sp. LS44:
- a CDS encoding MFS transporter, which produces MSYAVEPSLTATAEYSASATKAVYRKVIWRLIPFLFLAYAINTIDRLNISFAKLRMAEDIALTDAAYGIGAGIFYLGYILFEIPSNMYMQRAGARATMTRIMVLWGMVTVATAFVTTSNQLIVARFLLGVAEAGFFPGVILYLTYWFPPALRARITAVFLMAAMISGIVSGPLAGWIMTHMHGWMGLRDWQVLFVLEGIPAMLMGVIGWFWLADRPNDAKWLSREEKQLINDGLAKDTQAGKPHMRLVEILRIPQVYIAGLVFFCIYSGSNTVSYWMPTLIRGFGVEDLKTIGMLASLPYICALAGMYLLARSSDKHLERRWHLAVTILVSAMCFFLLGPAQSNLVLSVALMSIGAACALSAVALFWSIPPALLSPAAAAAGIAVISCIGGFAGVVSQIVVGAIKTATGSLYMAFDVIGAVLVIGALILLIGIPAKALKERSHH; this is translated from the coding sequence ATGAGTTATGCAGTTGAACCTTCCTTAACGGCGACCGCGGAGTACTCCGCAAGCGCGACAAAGGCCGTCTACCGCAAAGTAATCTGGCGGCTGATTCCGTTCCTGTTCCTCGCCTATGCGATCAACACCATCGACCGCCTCAACATATCCTTCGCCAAGCTGCGCATGGCCGAAGATATCGCCCTCACCGACGCCGCCTATGGCATCGGCGCGGGGATCTTCTATCTCGGTTACATCCTTTTCGAAATCCCCAGCAATATGTACATGCAGCGCGCCGGCGCCCGCGCCACGATGACGCGGATCATGGTGCTGTGGGGCATGGTCACGGTGGCGACCGCCTTCGTTACCACGTCGAATCAGTTGATCGTCGCGCGCTTCCTGCTCGGCGTCGCCGAAGCCGGGTTCTTTCCCGGCGTGATTCTCTACCTCACCTACTGGTTCCCACCGGCCCTGCGTGCACGCATCACCGCGGTGTTCCTGATGGCGGCGATGATCTCCGGCATCGTCAGCGGGCCGCTGGCAGGCTGGATCATGACCCACATGCACGGCTGGATGGGTCTGCGCGACTGGCAGGTGCTGTTCGTCCTGGAAGGTATCCCCGCGATGCTGATGGGAGTAATCGGCTGGTTCTGGCTGGCCGACCGGCCTAACGACGCGAAGTGGCTGAGCCGCGAGGAGAAACAGCTGATCAACGACGGCCTGGCGAAAGACACTCAGGCGGGCAAGCCGCACATGCGCCTCGTGGAGATTCTGCGCATCCCACAGGTGTACATCGCCGGCCTGGTGTTCTTCTGCATCTACAGCGGCTCGAACACCGTGTCTTACTGGATGCCGACCCTGATCCGCGGCTTCGGCGTGGAAGACCTGAAAACCATCGGCATGCTCGCCAGCCTGCCGTATATCTGCGCCCTGGCCGGCATGTACCTGCTCGCTCGCAGCTCCGACAAGCATCTGGAACGCCGCTGGCATCTAGCCGTGACCATTCTGGTTAGCGCGATGTGCTTCTTCCTGCTCGGCCCGGCGCAGAGCAACCTAGTGTTATCGGTGGCGCTGATGAGCATCGGCGCGGCCTGTGCGCTGTCTGCTGTGGCGCTGTTCTGGAGTATTCCACCGGCGCTGCTATCGCCTGCTGCAGCTGCCGCGGGGATTGCCGTGATCAGTTGTATCGGTGGCTTTGCCGGGGTGGTCAGTCAGATCGTGGTGGGCGCCATTAAAACCGCCACTGGCAGCCTGTATATGGCCTTTGACGTGATCGGCGCGGTACTGGTGATCGGCGCCTTGATCTTGCTGATTGGCATCCCGGCCAAGGCGTTGAAGGAGCGCTCCCATCACTAG
- a CDS encoding DUF1302 domain-containing protein gives MTTRTMRGIFQPHLLAAAVALGVSAQAQAINFNIGEIEGQFDSSMSVGASWGTRSADPDFVSNFNPAFGDHNVGAPNNPNGKGKAASRTADDGRVNFKKGETFSKIFKGLHDLELKYGDSGVFVRGKYWYDFELKDEHRLFYDIDDSGRDRAAKSSGTQLLDAFVYHNYNIGELPGSVRLGKQVVSWGESTFIQNGINAINPLDVAALRRPGAEVKEGLIPVNMFYMSQNLSENISAEAFYQIEWEKTVTDNCGTFFAGVDPLQGGCNDRLVFAGPDLPPGESNNSVLGALAGTDSVYMPRIADKDARDGGQFGVAMRWFVPELNDTEFGAYALNYHSRNPNLSFNQTTTRFASGTAAQTAVNQLTRVTTAQYFWEYPEDIRLYGLSFATNLEGVALGGEMSYRPNMPLQINTADLNFAAITQPGRANGSPAFISPVFQGGGATPGLGNYVAGYKRMPVFQTQMTATKFIDQIWGASRLTLVGEVGYSHINGLGDTDGTDIRFGRSPIFGAGQMVDSGPGGTNACGAGTPNPQNLQRECNDKGYYTSSSWGYRGRAILNYNNVIAGINLSPSLAWSHDVDGSGPTFEEGSKAVSLGLDAEYANTYTASLSYTDFFGGDFTTNGDRDFVALSFGVNF, from the coding sequence ATGACAACAAGAACAATGCGCGGAATCTTTCAGCCGCATTTACTAGCCGCTGCTGTTGCCTTGGGTGTCAGCGCACAGGCTCAGGCTATTAATTTCAATATTGGGGAAATCGAGGGGCAGTTCGATTCGTCGATGTCGGTGGGCGCCAGCTGGGGCACGCGTTCGGCCGACCCGGACTTCGTGTCCAACTTCAACCCGGCGTTCGGGGACCACAACGTTGGCGCCCCGAACAACCCGAACGGCAAGGGCAAGGCGGCCTCGCGTACCGCCGATGACGGGCGGGTCAACTTCAAGAAAGGCGAGACCTTCTCGAAGATCTTCAAGGGCCTGCACGACCTGGAGCTGAAATATGGCGACAGCGGCGTGTTCGTGCGCGGCAAGTACTGGTACGACTTCGAGCTGAAGGACGAGCATCGCCTGTTCTACGACATCGACGACAGCGGTCGCGACCGTGCAGCCAAGTCTTCCGGCACGCAGCTGCTCGATGCCTTCGTCTACCACAACTACAACATCGGCGAGCTGCCGGGCAGCGTGCGTCTCGGCAAGCAGGTGGTGAGCTGGGGTGAGAGCACCTTCATCCAGAACGGCATCAACGCGATCAACCCGCTCGACGTCGCCGCGCTGCGTCGGCCTGGTGCCGAAGTCAAGGAAGGCTTGATTCCGGTCAACATGTTCTACATGTCGCAGAACCTCAGCGAGAACATTTCGGCCGAGGCGTTCTACCAGATCGAATGGGAAAAAACCGTTACCGATAACTGCGGCACCTTCTTCGCCGGCGTCGATCCGCTGCAGGGCGGCTGCAACGACCGCCTGGTGTTTGCCGGTCCGGACCTGCCGCCGGGTGAATCGAACAACAGCGTTCTAGGGGCGCTGGCGGGTACGGATAGCGTCTACATGCCGCGTATCGCGGACAAGGACGCACGCGACGGCGGCCAGTTCGGCGTAGCCATGCGCTGGTTCGTGCCGGAGCTGAACGACACCGAGTTCGGCGCGTACGCGCTGAATTACCACAGCCGTAACCCGAACCTCAGCTTCAATCAGACCACCACGCGCTTTGCCTCCGGTACGGCTGCTCAAACGGCCGTTAACCAGCTCACTCGGGTAACCACTGCCCAGTACTTCTGGGAATACCCGGAGGACATCCGCCTCTACGGTCTGAGCTTCGCCACCAACTTGGAAGGCGTCGCCCTGGGCGGCGAGATGAGCTACCGGCCGAACATGCCGCTGCAGATCAACACCGCCGACCTGAACTTCGCCGCCATTACCCAACCTGGGCGGGCGAACGGCAGTCCTGCGTTCATCTCACCAGTCTTCCAAGGCGGTGGTGCCACGCCAGGACTTGGCAACTACGTGGCCGGTTACAAGCGCATGCCGGTCTTCCAGACCCAGATGACTGCAACCAAGTTCATCGACCAGATCTGGGGCGCCAGCCGCCTGACCCTGGTCGGCGAGGTGGGTTACAGCCATATCAATGGCCTGGGCGACACCGATGGTACCGACATCCGCTTCGGCCGCAGTCCGATCTTCGGTGCCGGCCAGATGGTCGACTCCGGCCCTGGCGGCACCAATGCGTGCGGCGCCGGCACCCCCAACCCCCAGAACCTGCAGCGGGAATGCAACGACAAGGGCTACTACACCAGTAGCTCCTGGGGCTATCGCGGTCGCGCCATCCTCAACTACAACAACGTGATCGCCGGCATCAACCTGTCGCCCAGCCTGGCCTGGTCGCATGATGTCGATGGCAGCGGCCCGACCTTCGAGGAAGGCAGCAAGGCCGTCAGCCTGGGTCTGGATGCCGAATACGCCAACACCTATACCGCCAGCCTGAGCTACACAGACTTCTTCGGTGGGGACTTCACAACCAACGGCGATCGCGACTTTGTCGCACTCAGCTTTGGCGTGAACTTCTAA
- a CDS encoding DUF1329 domain-containing protein: MKKISVLTCGALALTLLSTSVMAAVSADEAAKLGTSLTPLGAQKEGNADGSIPAWTGGLKPGAAPVVNDFIGDPFEGEQPLFTITAANAEQYKDKLTPGQMAMFKRYASTYKIPVYKTQRTAASPQTIYDAAKKSALNTQSINDGNGLSNFADSHYYAFPIPKNGVEVVWNHMTRYRGENQKRQVAQAAPQANGSFTIVEFEDEVAFPQYMQGVDKDKGANILFYYKQRVTAPARLAGNVLLVHETIDQVKEPRLAWIYNAGQRRVRRAPQVAYDGPGTAADGMRTSDNSDMYNGSPDRYDWKLIGKKEMYVPYNNYKLQSPKLKYADILKAGHINQELTRYELHRVWEVEATVKPGERHIYAKRHMYFDEDTWAAVEVDHYDGRGQLWRVGEGYVANDYQQGVAGYAAQGLYDLIAGRYVVLGMVNESKRGVQFGTTPNSADFTPAALRSAGIR, from the coding sequence ATGAAAAAAATCAGTGTGTTGACCTGTGGCGCCCTGGCGCTGACCCTGTTGAGTACCAGTGTGATGGCCGCCGTCTCGGCGGACGAAGCAGCCAAGCTGGGCACCAGCCTGACGCCACTGGGCGCGCAAAAGGAAGGCAATGCCGATGGCAGCATTCCGGCTTGGACTGGCGGCTTGAAGCCCGGTGCGGCGCCGGTGGTCAATGATTTTATCGGCGATCCGTTCGAGGGCGAGCAGCCGCTGTTCACCATCACCGCGGCCAATGCCGAGCAGTACAAGGACAAGCTGACCCCGGGTCAGATGGCCATGTTCAAACGTTATGCCAGCACCTACAAGATCCCGGTGTACAAGACCCAGCGCACGGCCGCCTCCCCGCAGACGATCTACGACGCCGCGAAGAAGAGTGCGCTGAACACCCAGTCGATCAACGACGGCAACGGTCTGAGCAATTTCGCTGACTCCCACTACTACGCCTTCCCGATTCCGAAGAATGGTGTGGAAGTGGTGTGGAACCACATGACCCGCTATCGCGGCGAGAACCAGAAGCGGCAGGTTGCCCAGGCGGCGCCGCAGGCCAATGGTTCTTTCACGATTGTCGAGTTCGAGGACGAAGTGGCGTTCCCGCAGTACATGCAGGGGGTGGACAAGGACAAGGGCGCTAACATCCTGTTCTACTACAAGCAGCGCGTGACGGCCCCGGCGCGTCTGGCGGGTAACGTGTTGCTGGTTCACGAGACCATCGACCAGGTCAAGGAGCCGCGCCTGGCGTGGATCTACAACGCCGGCCAGCGGCGCGTGCGTCGTGCTCCGCAGGTGGCCTACGACGGCCCGGGCACCGCGGCCGACGGCATGCGTACCTCGGATAACTCCGACATGTACAACGGCTCGCCGGACCGCTACGACTGGAAGTTGATCGGCAAGAAGGAGATGTACGTCCCCTACAACAACTACAAGCTGCAGTCGCCCAAGCTGAAGTATGCGGACATCCTCAAGGCCGGGCATATCAATCAGGAGCTGACCCGCTATGAGCTGCACCGCGTGTGGGAGGTGGAGGCTACGGTGAAGCCGGGCGAGCGTCACATCTACGCCAAGCGCCACATGTACTTCGATGAGGACACCTGGGCGGCCGTGGAGGTCGATCACTACGACGGTCGTGGTCAGCTCTGGCGTGTGGGTGAGGGCTATGTGGCCAACGACTACCAGCAGGGCGTCGCCGGCTATGCCGCTCAGGGGCTCTATGACCTGATCGCCGGTCGCTATGTCGTGCTCGGCATGGTCAACGAGTCCAAGCGTGGGGTTCAGTTCGGGACTACGCCGAACTCGGCTGACTTCACCCCAGCGGCCCTGCGCAGCGCAGGTATCCGCTGA